One region of Phycisphaerae bacterium genomic DNA includes:
- a CDS encoding glycosyltransferase family 4 protein — protein sequence MARRTIQRLTFVTDAPGFGGAERYVVAMANAAQRRGIEPHIYWTPIPGSDLAAFDSAKEAGVAVTCVPIPRTRGWGGVVSEFRAMLPRQRPDGLIINACGRPRFWILPCLARLAAAPAVWVHQMVDGRDYRRLPPSRFRGTMDGFHWWRVPQAVRHRLAGMAASSVVVLNAEDGSRVVRQQGIDHTKIRIVPHGVDLERFTFRAEGRERLRRAWQIGSGGGPAPFLLGTAVRLVTGKGVEPLIEATALLSRRGIAIRLVVAGDGEDRGSMVQLAERRGISDRVTFAGFVADMPAFHSALDGFALCSVTESFGLSLAEAMACERPVIGTPTAGATRQIEDRRTGRLLRTFEPAELADAIADLAEDPVGCATMGRAGRDSVRRQFSIDLTLERTLRALRGPARERSSLRWPGMGESLFEAMTSEDGPVNGSIIGTTVLRPRCQTPVR from the coding sequence ATGGCGAGACGGACCATCCAGCGGCTAACCTTCGTGACCGACGCGCCCGGCTTCGGCGGCGCCGAGCGGTACGTCGTGGCGATGGCCAACGCAGCCCAGCGCCGAGGCATCGAACCGCACATCTACTGGACACCCATTCCCGGCAGTGATCTCGCCGCATTCGATTCAGCGAAGGAGGCGGGCGTCGCGGTCACCTGCGTGCCCATTCCGCGCACGCGCGGCTGGGGCGGTGTGGTCTCCGAATTCCGGGCGATGCTCCCCCGACAGCGACCGGATGGACTGATCATCAACGCCTGCGGACGCCCGCGGTTCTGGATCCTGCCCTGCCTGGCGCGTCTGGCCGCCGCTCCCGCCGTGTGGGTGCACCAGATGGTCGACGGGCGTGATTACCGACGGCTGCCTCCCAGCAGGTTCCGGGGCACGATGGATGGCTTTCACTGGTGGCGTGTCCCTCAGGCCGTTCGACATCGACTCGCGGGGATGGCCGCGTCCTCGGTGGTCGTATTGAATGCCGAGGATGGTAGTCGAGTCGTGCGGCAGCAGGGAATCGATCACACCAAGATCCGGATCGTTCCCCACGGCGTCGATCTCGAGCGGTTCACGTTCCGGGCCGAAGGTCGCGAGCGGCTTCGACGAGCGTGGCAGATCGGCTCTGGCGGGGGCCCCGCCCCTTTCCTGCTGGGCACGGCCGTCAGGCTGGTCACCGGCAAAGGGGTGGAACCGCTGATCGAAGCCACGGCCCTCCTCTCCCGCCGGGGCATTGCCATCCGGCTGGTGGTCGCGGGCGACGGCGAGGATCGAGGGAGCATGGTTCAGCTCGCCGAGCGGCGTGGCATCAGCGACCGCGTCACATTCGCCGGATTCGTGGCCGACATGCCCGCCTTTCACAGCGCCCTGGATGGCTTCGCCCTGTGCAGCGTGACGGAGTCTTTTGGACTATCGCTGGCGGAAGCGATGGCCTGCGAGCGGCCGGTGATTGGCACGCCGACGGCCGGAGCGACGCGGCAGATCGAGGACCGCCGGACCGGGCGGCTGCTGAGGACGTTCGAGCCGGCCGAGCTGGCGGACGCGATTGCGGACCTGGCGGAGGACCCGGTCGGCTGCGCGACCATGGGCCGTGCCGGGCGGGACAGTGTCCGCCGGCAGTTCAGCATCGACCTGACGCTGGAGCGTACGCTGCGTGCCCTGCGTGGCCCCGCCCGGGAGCGATCCTCGCTTCGCTGGCCGGGAATGGGAGAGTCTCTCTTCGAGGCCATGACCTCGGAGGATGGACCCGTCAACGGGTCGATTATCGGAACCACGGTCCTTCGGCCGAGGTGTCAGACTCCCGTCCGATAG
- a CDS encoding glycosyltransferase: MRIMVLRNEPPWPLCHGGRLHTYELCRRLARRHDVLVVAEHPGEGDVPPLPFACRAARAHRLFDDDPGLAEEGIRLSRSERFFGIEASYVRDVSRLAREWRAEVVIGMSYQALSCLSRIRGVPTIADLQDDEVLHLLRECLHGRTTGRWTNLKGLLSTLFYQRAHLAGITAVTMLSEGDRRFCRWYTGHPRIVCIPHGVDCERYAPRDAPVDENLIAFWGGLTFDPNINAILFFADRVWPIVRRHRPQARWSIIGWGDSPHLTRIRQMPGVEFRGFVEDLRPEIARAAVAIVPMLTGTGIKNKIMEAWAMGKPVLCTRRALGNLPGTHGENVWLADSPRDLADGLIELLDMPALRLKIGRSARATAIEHCSWDQAARQLEQLCDDLAHPVADRRFGGRLDRAYPQAAECPSA; encoded by the coding sequence GTGAGAATCATGGTGCTCCGCAATGAGCCACCGTGGCCGCTGTGTCACGGCGGAAGACTCCATACCTACGAGCTGTGCCGAAGGCTGGCTCGCCGCCACGACGTGCTCGTGGTGGCCGAACACCCCGGCGAGGGTGACGTTCCCCCCCTGCCTTTCGCATGCCGAGCGGCCCGTGCTCACCGGTTGTTTGACGACGATCCCGGCTTGGCGGAAGAGGGTATCCGCCTCAGTCGATCGGAGCGGTTCTTCGGCATTGAGGCGTCGTATGTCCGTGACGTGAGCCGCCTGGCCCGCGAGTGGCGGGCGGAGGTGGTCATCGGCATGAGCTACCAGGCACTCTCCTGCCTGTCGCGCATCCGCGGGGTCCCGACGATCGCGGACCTGCAGGACGACGAAGTGTTACACCTTCTCCGTGAGTGTCTCCATGGTCGCACGACCGGCCGGTGGACGAATCTCAAGGGCCTGCTGAGTACGCTGTTCTATCAGCGGGCACACCTTGCCGGAATCACCGCCGTCACCATGCTCTCGGAGGGCGATCGCCGGTTCTGTCGCTGGTACACGGGGCATCCACGAATCGTGTGTATTCCACATGGAGTCGACTGCGAGCGATATGCTCCGCGCGATGCGCCGGTGGACGAGAACCTGATCGCCTTCTGGGGCGGACTGACTTTCGATCCGAACATCAACGCCATTCTGTTCTTCGCCGACCGGGTCTGGCCGATCGTCCGCCGGCACCGTCCACAGGCCCGCTGGTCGATCATCGGCTGGGGCGACTCGCCGCACCTGACCAGGATTCGACAGATGCCGGGGGTCGAGTTCCGTGGATTCGTCGAGGATTTGCGGCCGGAGATCGCCCGGGCGGCGGTGGCGATCGTTCCCATGCTGACCGGTACGGGCATCAAGAACAAGATCATGGAAGCCTGGGCGATGGGCAAGCCGGTGCTGTGCACGCGGCGGGCGCTGGGCAACCTGCCGGGTACCCATGGCGAGAACGTCTGGCTGGCCGATTCACCGCGCGACCTAGCCGACGGACTAATCGAGCTGCTGGACATGCCCGCTCTGCGTTTGAAGATCGGTCGATCCGCGCGGGCGACGGCCATCGAACACTGTTCCTGGGACCAGGCCGCCCGCCAACTCGAGCAGCTTTGCGATGACTTGGCCCATCCTGTGGCCGACCGGCGGTTCGGCGGCAGACTAGACCGGGCGTACCCCCAGGCAGCGGAGTGTCCGTCAGCATGA
- a CDS encoding glycosyltransferase family 9 protein has product MIVHTDCRHFDGYKPCAPHKRSGAHCENCASYDSTSESILILKLGAAGEVIRCTPILRYLRRNHPSARLVWMTEFPDLIPDGWVDRVIRPTWQNAEWIRAQRWSLVLSLDKDPFTCAMTRQLAADRVKGFSLDDRGRIVAADRDAAHKWHTGLFDDFMKANTRHYVQEIFELCGWGYDGETYVLPDPEAGEAIEIPGEGPVIGLNTGAGAAWPTRIWPEENFALLTGELKRLGLRPLFLGGPDEHHKNLRLAGATGAAYAGTRPLRQFLGLVETCDVVVTAVTMALHMAIGLGKRIVLFNNVFNRHEFHLYGRGRILEPALGCLACYKSRFDRGCPVTNCMERIAVGCVVAAVVEQVRQLDPVVRTTKVTEGGAVHAAS; this is encoded by the coding sequence ATGATCGTCCACACCGATTGCCGGCATTTCGATGGCTACAAGCCGTGCGCGCCGCACAAGCGGTCCGGGGCCCATTGTGAGAACTGCGCCAGTTACGACTCGACAAGTGAGAGCATTCTGATCCTCAAGCTGGGCGCTGCCGGCGAGGTGATTCGCTGCACGCCGATTCTCCGTTATCTCCGACGCAACCACCCGAGCGCCCGGCTGGTCTGGATGACCGAGTTCCCCGATCTGATTCCCGACGGCTGGGTTGACAGGGTCATTCGGCCCACGTGGCAGAACGCGGAGTGGATTCGCGCCCAACGGTGGAGCCTGGTGCTGAGTCTGGACAAGGACCCGTTCACCTGTGCCATGACCCGGCAACTCGCGGCAGATCGAGTCAAGGGATTCAGCCTGGACGACCGCGGCCGAATCGTCGCGGCCGACCGGGACGCCGCCCACAAATGGCACACCGGGCTGTTCGATGACTTCATGAAAGCGAACACCCGCCATTATGTCCAGGAAATCTTCGAGCTGTGCGGCTGGGGCTACGATGGGGAGACCTATGTCCTGCCTGATCCCGAGGCAGGCGAAGCCATCGAGATTCCTGGGGAAGGGCCGGTCATCGGCTTGAACACCGGAGCTGGAGCGGCCTGGCCCACGCGGATCTGGCCGGAAGAGAACTTCGCCCTGCTGACTGGCGAACTGAAGCGGCTGGGGCTGCGACCGCTGTTCCTGGGCGGCCCGGACGAACACCATAAGAACCTGCGTTTGGCCGGAGCCACCGGGGCCGCTTACGCCGGGACACGACCGCTTCGTCAGTTCCTCGGCCTGGTCGAGACCTGCGATGTCGTGGTCACGGCGGTCACCATGGCCCTGCACATGGCCATCGGCCTGGGCAAGCGAATCGTGCTTTTCAACAACGTGTTCAACCGGCACGAATTCCATCTTTACGGTCGCGGTCGGATCCTCGAGCCGGCGCTGGGCTGCCTGGCGTGCTACAAGAGCCGGTTCGACAGGGGTTGTCCGGTGACCAACTGCATGGAACGAATTGCGGTAGGGTGCGTGGTCGCAGCCGTCGTGGAACAAGTCCGCCAGCTTGATCCCGTCGTGCGAACGACGAAGGTGACGGAAGGAGGCGCCGTCCATGCCGCTTCGTAG
- a CDS encoding O-antigen ligase family protein — translation MPLRSIAFLLSFIGSSTAAFVVPVLGVLFYVALYHLYPESAWWGKPLRPLGIRYSFVCGLCLLIGTALNLNRLRFGQRFFHPVEWLLLALFGCMFLSAAILPEWNARTEEHMDKMSKVFLFTFLMSHVLVSRNQLWQFAVLLTAVSLYLGHEAKTAPPGAFTGSRLDGIGGPDFQESAGLAIHLFALLPFVAVVFKARKLWLKGLAFLAACYSMNAILLCRARSAFLAAIVGGLMALWYIPRRHRRWVVVVLLLGTAGGIILSDNWFWERMVTIFSSAEERDASAASRLIIWQGALKMVREYPWGVGVGRFRDMIGRYIDDPSFAYRDAHNSFVICATEIGVPGLLAYTAVLTASWITLSRLAQRVPRTVVNGDLFEMLIFANRLALIVYVVSGFFVSRFYVEGFWWFVALPVCLQRAVENEIRVEREEAFVLQARLNMEMNPAPGWLMPPHVPAPAR, via the coding sequence ATGCCGCTTCGTAGCATCGCGTTTCTGTTGAGCTTCATCGGCAGCAGCACGGCCGCGTTCGTGGTTCCTGTGCTGGGCGTGCTGTTCTACGTGGCCCTGTATCACCTCTATCCGGAGAGTGCCTGGTGGGGCAAGCCGCTGCGCCCGCTTGGGATTCGTTATTCGTTTGTCTGCGGCTTGTGCCTGCTGATCGGGACCGCGCTGAACCTGAACCGGCTACGGTTTGGCCAGCGCTTCTTCCATCCGGTGGAATGGCTGTTGCTCGCCCTCTTCGGGTGCATGTTCCTGTCCGCGGCGATCCTGCCGGAATGGAACGCCCGCACGGAAGAGCACATGGACAAGATGAGCAAGGTGTTCTTGTTCACCTTCCTCATGTCCCACGTGCTTGTTTCCCGGAACCAGCTCTGGCAGTTCGCGGTGCTGCTGACCGCGGTCTCGCTTTACCTCGGCCACGAGGCCAAGACCGCCCCGCCGGGAGCCTTTACCGGCAGCCGACTGGACGGTATCGGCGGGCCGGACTTCCAGGAATCGGCCGGGCTGGCGATTCACTTGTTCGCCCTGCTGCCGTTCGTCGCGGTCGTTTTCAAAGCACGGAAGCTCTGGCTGAAGGGGCTCGCCTTCCTGGCGGCCTGCTACAGCATGAACGCGATTCTTCTGTGCCGGGCCCGGTCGGCGTTTCTGGCGGCCATCGTTGGCGGCCTCATGGCCCTCTGGTACATCCCCCGACGGCACCGCCGATGGGTGGTGGTCGTCCTCCTCCTGGGTACGGCCGGCGGCATCATCTTGAGCGACAACTGGTTCTGGGAGCGCATGGTCACGATCTTCAGTTCCGCCGAGGAACGCGACGCGTCGGCGGCCTCGCGTCTGATCATCTGGCAAGGTGCTCTGAAGATGGTCCGCGAGTATCCGTGGGGCGTGGGTGTGGGCCGATTCCGCGACATGATCGGGCGATACATCGACGACCCGAGTTTTGCCTACCGCGACGCCCATAACAGCTTCGTCATCTGTGCCACCGAAATCGGGGTGCCGGGACTCCTGGCCTACACGGCCGTTCTGACCGCGTCATGGATCACTCTCTCCCGGCTGGCACAGCGGGTACCCCGGACGGTAGTGAATGGCGATCTGTTCGAGATGCTGATCTTCGCCAATCGGCTGGCCTTGATCGTCTACGTCGTATCCGGGTTCTTCGTCAGTCGATTCTACGTCGAAGGTTTCTGGTGGTTCGTGGCCCTCCCTGTCTGCCTGCAGCGTGCAGTGGAGAACGAAATCAGGGTGGAGCGCGAGGAGGCTTTTGTCCTCCAGGCGAGATTGAACATGGAGATGAACCCGGCGCCGGGGTGGCTCATGCCTCCCCATGTACCAGCGCCGGCACGATGA
- a CDS encoding class I SAM-dependent methyltransferase codes for MRRVNQLYHELTRDSFDTEHEQRFAVERPFWELVGDVALRNRLPRAPTGTAPLEARLVIDLCCGTGFVTETLGRKMSGRDRIMAMDVSEAPLNTTARKWSQHSAARVDRPRLTRVATDAQRLPLADNCADLVAINASLHHVPSPRIVLGEVDRILRPGGFFALGFEPNQAFFSSRPLRGFSTGLSRVSWYLSPGQNRRRLIQLTDRWGLQGKGVSHRTRLRPGEPPEGDVLAELMNERLLNEGLIVGPVSPAGLLDLVDCHARGGDEGGGFQPLGLIRHSLPDYFAYLFESSDYLGETGRRWPRVRQLVDSTLRMIAPEHGSLFSWLLRKPSPDGGHGA; via the coding sequence GTGCGGCGAGTCAACCAGCTCTACCACGAGCTGACCCGGGACTCGTTCGACACCGAGCATGAACAGCGATTCGCCGTTGAGCGACCTTTCTGGGAGCTGGTCGGCGACGTCGCCCTGAGAAACCGTTTGCCGCGCGCCCCGACGGGGACCGCGCCGCTCGAGGCTCGCCTTGTGATCGACCTCTGCTGCGGAACAGGTTTCGTCACCGAGACGCTGGGGCGGAAGATGAGCGGCCGCGACCGCATCATGGCAATGGACGTCAGCGAAGCGCCCTTGAACACCACGGCCCGCAAATGGAGCCAGCATTCCGCGGCACGGGTGGATCGTCCCCGGTTGACCCGCGTCGCTACTGACGCCCAACGACTGCCGCTGGCCGACAACTGCGCCGACCTCGTCGCCATCAACGCCTCGCTGCATCACGTGCCTTCTCCCCGGATCGTGCTGGGCGAGGTGGACCGCATCCTGCGCCCCGGGGGCTTCTTTGCCCTCGGTTTCGAGCCCAATCAAGCTTTCTTCAGTTCGCGGCCGCTGCGCGGCTTCTCCACGGGCTTGAGCCGCGTGAGCTGGTACCTGAGCCCCGGGCAGAACCGCCGGCGACTGATTCAGCTGACCGACCGCTGGGGACTGCAAGGGAAGGGCGTTTCCCACCGAACCCGCCTGCGTCCCGGTGAGCCGCCGGAAGGGGACGTCCTCGCCGAACTCATGAATGAACGGCTGCTGAACGAGGGATTGATTGTCGGTCCCGTGTCGCCCGCCGGCCTGCTCGACCTCGTGGATTGTCACGCCCGCGGCGGTGACGAAGGTGGCGGATTCCAGCCGCTGGGGCTGATTCGTCACTCTCTGCCCGACTACTTCGCCTACCTGTTCGAGTCCTCCGACTACCTCGGCGAAACGGGACGCCGTTGGCCGCGGGTTCGCCAGCTGGTGGACTCCACCCTGCGAATGATCGCTCCCGAGCACGGTTCCCTGTTCAGCTGGCTGTTGCGGAAACCCTCTCCGGACGGAGGCCACGGTGCATGA
- a CDS encoding glycosyltransferase — MKAQPATFGAQPHRHPRVPTEARPARVLHVVADLTGGGMEWSLLRLLGGLSRQSHRKGLETWGLHGVCVLRDGEERMLDQCRGLASTWVLGSQNLGDETGRRGLWARLAKIIDLFGADVVHARATGTWFDAAAALPRGRGPKLILSFHGFTDLAPLSWRRRFSHAWATRRAHALLTVSRDSARMLHHSWGVPAGKIHTISNGVDTDLFRPFKDAAERAAIRDRLGLSEQGPVVICLANLVKIKRIDALMSIWPTIIATHPAAHLVLIGEGPLRSELTGLACRLGCTASVSFLGTRHDVHELLRAGDLLVVPSCYEASSNAVLEGMATGLPMVAFNVGGLGEQIIPGETGWLVPPDSPGDLATAIIEALSDTRTCKQYGRAARRAAVDHHGLRVWLNRYESLYTDLAAGRSLIAIRGEEAPSCAG, encoded by the coding sequence ATGAAGGCCCAGCCCGCCACGTTCGGCGCCCAGCCCCATCGCCACCCCCGTGTTCCGACCGAAGCGCGGCCGGCACGGGTTCTCCACGTGGTGGCGGACCTGACCGGCGGGGGGATGGAATGGTCCTTGCTCCGTTTGCTGGGCGGACTGAGCAGGCAGTCGCACCGCAAAGGCCTCGAGACGTGGGGGCTGCACGGCGTCTGCGTCCTTCGTGATGGGGAGGAGAGGATGCTCGACCAATGCCGCGGCCTGGCCAGCACCTGGGTCCTGGGCAGTCAAAACCTCGGAGACGAGACCGGCCGCCGCGGTCTCTGGGCAAGACTGGCCAAGATCATCGACCTCTTCGGTGCCGACGTGGTCCATGCCCGAGCGACGGGAACGTGGTTTGACGCCGCGGCGGCACTGCCGCGAGGACGAGGACCGAAACTGATCCTCAGCTTCCACGGTTTCACTGACCTCGCACCACTCTCCTGGCGAAGGCGATTCAGCCATGCCTGGGCGACGCGCCGGGCCCACGCCCTCCTGACCGTGTCGAGAGATTCCGCCCGAATGCTGCACCACAGCTGGGGAGTCCCCGCGGGCAAGATTCACACGATCTCCAACGGTGTGGACACCGATCTGTTCCGGCCGTTCAAGGACGCGGCGGAGCGGGCCGCGATCCGGGACCGGCTGGGGCTCTCCGAACAAGGCCCGGTCGTCATATGCCTGGCGAACCTCGTCAAGATCAAGCGGATCGACGCTCTCATGTCCATCTGGCCGACGATTATCGCGACACATCCGGCGGCTCATCTTGTTCTGATCGGTGAAGGGCCGCTGCGTTCCGAACTGACGGGGCTTGCGTGTCGCCTGGGCTGCACGGCCAGTGTCTCCTTTCTCGGCACACGACATGATGTGCACGAACTGCTGAGGGCGGGTGATCTCCTGGTCGTGCCCAGCTGCTACGAGGCCAGCTCGAACGCCGTGCTTGAGGGTATGGCCACCGGCCTGCCGATGGTGGCCTTCAACGTCGGCGGCCTGGGCGAGCAGATCATTCCCGGCGAGACCGGCTGGCTCGTTCCCCCGGACAGCCCCGGCGACTTGGCGACCGCCATCATTGAGGCTCTGAGTGACACCCGCACATGCAAGCAGTACGGACGGGCGGCGCGCCGGGCGGCCGTCGACCATCACGGTCTGCGCGTCTGGCTGAATCGCTACGAATCGCTCTACACCGACCTGGCCGCCGGACGAAGCCTGATCGCAATTCGAGGGGAGGAGGCGCCGTCGTGTGCGGGATAG
- the asnB gene encoding asparagine synthase (glutamine-hydrolyzing) has product MVHFDGLPPERHDIGARMAGTLRHRGPDDRGLFCDGFVSLGHSRLSIIDLENGRQPLPNEDGTVWVVFNGEIYNYRPLSGMLQSRGHEFKTRSDTEVLVHLYEDFGESFVEHLHGMFAIALWDIRQRKLVLARDRLGIKPLYWYTDGERVAFGSELKAVLADGDVPRDIDPAAMIDFLALGHVPAPRTVFKGIRKLEPGHMAVCRTSGVALRRWWDIPFGEEPPEPATAEESRRWTDQFADLLEDAVRMRLVADVSVGAFLSGGVDSASVTAAMCRQAGGTVLTHTVGFDEGDHDERACACQVAQALGTDHREVMVRPDGVWAAETLVRHFDEPFADPSAVATLYLSRIARERVKVALAGDGGDELLAGYRRYRFDMAESALRARTPAWLRRSAARYAGWLYPQADWLPRPLRARRTLQNLAGDDATAHLRSVALMGGILPELVLRPEVRSLANDHDPFLRGRELFHRCPAKRLLNRFLYVDLKTFMADEILTKVDRTSMAVGLEVRAPLLDYRLVELAARLPISLKLAGGRGKVILRDTCSRWLGNAVADRPKHGFDVPTDKWFRGPLRAMAHDLLTGSDSRSREWLEAKAVNRLLRNHDRGIRANGRALWTVLNLELWARAYA; this is encoded by the coding sequence ATGGTACACTTCGACGGGCTGCCACCCGAACGGCACGATATCGGGGCGCGGATGGCCGGCACCCTGCGTCACCGCGGCCCCGACGACCGCGGACTCTTCTGCGACGGCTTCGTCAGCCTGGGCCATTCGCGTCTGAGCATCATCGATCTGGAAAACGGCCGCCAGCCGCTGCCCAACGAGGACGGCACTGTCTGGGTGGTGTTCAACGGCGAGATCTACAACTACCGGCCGCTTTCCGGCATGCTCCAGTCTCGCGGACACGAGTTCAAGACCCGCAGCGACACCGAGGTTCTCGTGCACCTCTACGAGGATTTCGGCGAGTCCTTCGTCGAGCACCTCCATGGAATGTTCGCGATTGCCCTGTGGGACATCCGCCAACGGAAACTGGTCCTGGCTCGCGACCGTCTGGGCATCAAGCCGCTCTACTGGTATACCGACGGCGAGCGAGTCGCATTCGGATCGGAACTCAAGGCGGTGCTGGCTGACGGCGACGTGCCGCGAGACATTGACCCCGCCGCGATGATCGATTTCCTGGCGCTCGGTCATGTGCCGGCGCCTCGAACGGTCTTCAAGGGCATTCGCAAGTTGGAGCCGGGGCACATGGCGGTGTGCCGCACCTCGGGCGTCGCCTTGCGCCGTTGGTGGGATATCCCCTTCGGCGAGGAACCTCCGGAGCCAGCCACGGCCGAAGAGAGCCGGCGGTGGACCGATCAGTTCGCGGATCTGCTGGAGGACGCGGTCCGAATGCGCCTCGTCGCCGATGTGTCGGTCGGTGCATTCCTGAGCGGGGGCGTCGACTCGGCATCGGTGACTGCGGCCATGTGCCGCCAAGCCGGCGGCACGGTCCTGACGCACACGGTCGGATTCGACGAAGGCGACCATGACGAGCGGGCATGCGCCTGCCAGGTGGCGCAAGCGTTGGGCACCGATCACCGCGAGGTCATGGTGCGACCCGACGGGGTGTGGGCCGCCGAGACGCTGGTCCGCCATTTTGACGAACCGTTCGCCGACCCTTCGGCGGTAGCGACGCTCTACCTCTCGAGGATCGCCCGGGAACGAGTCAAAGTTGCCCTGGCCGGGGACGGCGGGGACGAACTGCTGGCCGGCTACCGGCGTTATCGCTTCGACATGGCCGAGTCCGCTTTGCGGGCTCGGACTCCGGCGTGGCTACGACGTTCAGCCGCGAGATATGCGGGATGGCTGTATCCCCAGGCCGACTGGCTGCCCCGCCCCTTGCGGGCCAGACGGACCTTGCAGAACCTCGCGGGCGATGACGCCACCGCCCACTTGCGAAGCGTGGCCCTGATGGGCGGCATCCTGCCGGAGCTGGTGCTCCGGCCGGAAGTCCGCAGTCTGGCAAACGACCACGATCCCTTTCTTCGGGGACGAGAGCTGTTTCACCGGTGTCCGGCGAAACGGCTGCTCAACCGTTTCCTCTACGTCGATCTGAAGACCTTCATGGCAGACGAGATTCTGACCAAGGTTGACCGGACGAGCATGGCCGTCGGACTCGAGGTCCGCGCTCCGCTGCTCGACTACCGGCTGGTGGAACTGGCGGCGAGACTGCCGATCAGCCTGAAGCTGGCTGGCGGTCGCGGGAAGGTGATTCTCCGCGACACCTGTTCCCGCTGGCTGGGCAACGCTGTTGCCGACCGGCCCAAGCACGGTTTCGACGTCCCGACGGACAAGTGGTTCCGAGGCCCGTTGCGCGCCATGGCCCACGACTTGCTCACTGGGTCTGACAGCCGCTCTCGCGAGTGGCTCGAGGCCAAGGCCGTCAACCGCCTGCTCCGCAACCACGATCGTGGCATCCGAGCGAACGGAAGAGCCTTGTGGACCGTTCTCAACCTGGAGCTGTGGGCCAGAGCGTACGCTTGA
- a CDS encoding glycosyltransferase, producing MRFLTTTMCYPTPADPDQGIFVQRRALALARCAGVDVRVVAPQLWCPGLRASRSFPDQAGPLPVAYPRMISVPGLSWVCDGLAYARALERAIVVERQRSGHDFDLIDAHFEYPDGVGAWLAGRRLGLPVAVTVRGKIVSLSRRAIRRMQIGAMLRGVDALIAVSASLAAWIHKIGGSDLSVNIIPNGIDEAIFHPMNQADAKSRLGWDARVRYVLAVGHLQRVKGFDLLVEVLPGVRRAMGDVRLVLAGSRRGEPRFRARLERAITRINASQGGAPSIQFTGPVSGTQLNLMYNAADLFVTASRSEGWSNAISEALAAGTPVVATDVGGNREQICSEEMGTLVSGGDLNALRKAMVNALSKEWNRAVIAAHGRRRTHDRVAEEVLAVFKRILASPSSSTAAAGRDVETAPPPGRGASTVEVPA from the coding sequence ATGCGCTTCTTGACGACGACAATGTGCTATCCGACACCGGCCGACCCCGACCAGGGCATCTTCGTCCAGCGACGAGCGCTGGCCCTGGCCCGATGTGCGGGAGTCGATGTGCGGGTTGTCGCGCCTCAACTGTGGTGCCCCGGCCTGCGAGCCAGCCGCTCGTTCCCCGACCAGGCAGGTCCGCTGCCGGTGGCATACCCTCGGATGATCAGCGTACCGGGGCTCAGTTGGGTCTGCGATGGTCTGGCCTACGCACGAGCCTTGGAGCGAGCCATCGTCGTCGAGCGGCAGCGAAGCGGGCACGACTTCGATCTGATCGACGCCCACTTCGAGTATCCCGACGGTGTGGGTGCCTGGCTCGCCGGCCGACGCTTGGGACTCCCTGTCGCGGTCACCGTCAGAGGCAAAATCGTCTCCTTGTCACGCAGGGCGATCCGGCGAATGCAGATCGGGGCCATGCTCCGGGGTGTTGACGCGCTCATCGCGGTCAGCGCGAGCCTGGCCGCCTGGATACACAAGATCGGCGGATCGGATCTCTCGGTGAATATCATCCCCAACGGGATCGACGAGGCGATCTTTCATCCCATGAACCAAGCGGACGCCAAGTCAAGGCTGGGATGGGACGCAAGGGTACGATACGTACTGGCCGTCGGCCATCTGCAGCGTGTGAAAGGCTTCGATCTGCTCGTCGAAGTCCTGCCCGGCGTGCGGAGGGCCATGGGAGACGTTCGACTTGTCCTGGCGGGCAGCCGTCGCGGCGAACCGCGATTCCGAGCCCGGCTGGAAAGAGCCATCACCCGCATCAACGCGTCCCAGGGTGGCGCCCCCTCCATTCAGTTTACCGGCCCGGTGTCCGGCACGCAGTTGAACCTGATGTACAACGCGGCCGACCTGTTCGTTACTGCCTCGCGGAGCGAAGGCTGGAGCAACGCGATCAGCGAGGCCCTGGCCGCCGGTACGCCGGTCGTTGCGACTGATGTTGGCGGCAATCGCGAGCAGATCTGCTCAGAAGAGATGGGAACTCTGGTATCGGGCGGCGATCTGAACGCGCTCCGGAAGGCGATGGTCAACGCCCTGTCCAAGGAGTGGAACCGGGCGGTCATCGCGGCCCATGGCAGGCGCCGGACCCATGATCGCGTCGCCGAGGAAGTTCTGGCGGTATTCAAGCGGATCCTCGCGAGCCCTTCGTCATCCACGGCCGCTGCCGGCCGGGACGTGGAGACAGCTCCTCCGCCTGGCCGCGGGGCATCCACCGTGGAGGTGCCCGCATGA